TGGGGAATCCCTCCGTTTTGGTTTGATTTGGATGATTTAATCATACGGGGAAGGGATTCCCTTTTCAACAGGACTTTTATTCATTTACACACGCGTGGTGCTAGTTCGTCATAAAATCAAAAAAGCCTAAATTGTATACCAATATCGTCAATTCAATCTTTAATTGAAAACCAAATAGACTACGGGTGAGATTGGTTTCAATCCCAAATTGCTGGGCTAAAATTGAAAAGCGTGACTCTATTGTCCGCCGTAACGCCTTGAGTTGACGCTTATTATGCTGTTTAGCACCTTTCATATTAGAACGATAAGGCGTCCATAAGTTATAGCCTAGGGCCCTAAAACTGGTCTTGAGTTTTTTCCCAACATAACCAACATCGGCCAAAATATTGGGACAAGGACAACCGCTAATTAGCTCAGGCGCTACCTTAGCATCATGAACTGAGGCCGCCGTGATCACATAATTCAGAATATAGCCATTAGCCGTGACGACCATGTGGGTTTTAAACCCATAAAATGGCATTTTCTTGGTGGCATTATAGCCAATGTTGGCCTTCCCAGCAAAAATTCTAACTCTGAAATTACGAACTTTGGCACATAGTGGGTTGGGTAAACTGTCGATAATCGCTAGGTCGCCCGAATGAGCATAATCCTTAGTGATACCTGAGCGAATGGCATTGACTACTGCCAGTAATTGTTGCGCGCGGCGGTTGAAACGTGAACGTGATACCACCATTTGCCGCGGCATAAACGCTGCCATCAGATAATAGAAGCGGCGTTGCGATTGAATTCCCAGTGTGACTTGTAAGCACAGTAAAGCTAAAAGTTTAATATCAGTAATTTTAGTATGTTCAA
This is a stretch of genomic DNA from Loigolactobacillus coryniformis subsp. coryniformis KCTC 3167 = DSM 20001. It encodes these proteins:
- a CDS encoding IS982 family transposase; the encoded protein is MLNHLKFKQNRHELQVSFHYFYQLCSLLYQRYCPRSVIERRNVEHTKITDIKLLALLCLQVTLGIQSQRRFYYLMAAFMPRQMVVSRSRFNRRAQQLLAVVNAIRSGITKDYAHSGDLAIIDSLPNPLCAKVRNFRVRIFAGKANIGYNATKKMPFYGFKTHMVVTANGYILNYVITAASVHDAKVAPELISGCPCPNILADVGYVGKKLKTSFRALGYNLWTPYRSNMKGAKQHNKRQLKALRRTIESRFSILAQQFGIETNLTRSLFGFQLKIELTILVYNLGFFDFMTN